In Arthrobacter sp. StoSoilB5, one genomic interval encodes:
- a CDS encoding glycogen debranching N-terminal domain-containing protein, with amino-acid sequence MAGWNIDTAAGSLSATVSLVEGSNFCISLPNGDIHPEQPHGVFHEDTRILSRWVLTVNGQPIESLTAETKQPYRVAFAGRVPGSEGYADGPLLVYRLREVGIGISEKLTVRNFSSRPVDCHIVIDVGTDFADLFEVKESRIQRRWKTTWAQRSDSVTIAGEWEQVRKSVVINAKGAEISPGILTYREVIPPHGHWTKNLSVVPEASEGSAPDFFEHPAPGEMSARDRRRQEWVAKIPVLQIGSKSIERTLRRSYDDLGALRIDDPQHPERVVVAAGAPWFMTLFGRDSIWASGMALPVDPSLALGTLQTLADRQGRTVDPMSEEEPGKILHEVRLGVSSGLALGGKSAYYGSIDATPLFVALLGEVSRWGFAPELIEAVLPHADRALDWIRDYGDRDGDGFVEYQRLNDQGLINQGWKDSWDGINFADGSLAEPPIALCEVQAYVHGAYAARAWMAYDAGDYGKAAEMRQRAARLKRQFNEMFWLPDKGYYAVALDRDKRPVDACASNMGQCLWFGVVDEDKAPLVVKRLMSPEMYSGWGIRTLASDMGAYNPVSYHNGSVWPHDNALIVAGLLRYGFIEEAKEISTALFEAASYSGGRLPELFCGFSREEFSDPVPYPTACSPQAWAATTPIQLITSLMRYDPDVSAGALWLDPVLPDTYGGLHIRHAPMGQGRISIDISNSDVSVKGLPAGMSLQRGRRPWITDLVDAAPLEAKGHGQPAEGTTSQAPKRDEESG; translated from the coding sequence GTGGCTGGTTGGAATATTGATACCGCCGCGGGGTCTTTGAGCGCGACGGTCTCGTTGGTTGAGGGCTCAAACTTCTGCATATCCCTGCCGAACGGTGACATCCATCCTGAGCAACCCCACGGGGTATTTCATGAAGACACGCGCATACTTTCCCGGTGGGTCCTGACAGTCAATGGCCAACCAATCGAAAGCCTGACTGCGGAAACCAAGCAGCCGTATAGGGTGGCCTTTGCTGGCCGGGTCCCGGGCAGCGAGGGCTATGCGGACGGTCCGCTCCTTGTCTATCGCCTCCGGGAAGTCGGGATCGGAATTTCCGAAAAGTTGACGGTGCGAAACTTTTCCTCGAGGCCGGTGGACTGTCACATTGTTATCGACGTCGGTACGGACTTCGCAGACTTGTTTGAGGTCAAGGAATCCAGGATCCAGCGGCGATGGAAGACGACTTGGGCACAGAGGTCCGACTCAGTGACAATAGCCGGTGAATGGGAGCAGGTTCGTAAGTCCGTCGTTATCAACGCCAAGGGCGCGGAGATCTCCCCTGGGATCCTCACATATCGCGAGGTCATACCGCCCCACGGCCACTGGACAAAGAATTTGAGCGTAGTTCCGGAGGCATCCGAGGGAAGCGCACCTGATTTTTTCGAGCATCCGGCACCGGGCGAAATGTCTGCTCGGGACCGTCGTCGGCAAGAGTGGGTAGCGAAGATCCCCGTGCTCCAAATAGGGAGCAAATCCATCGAGAGGACCCTCCGCAGGAGCTACGACGATCTGGGGGCTCTGCGCATTGATGATCCCCAACATCCAGAACGCGTTGTCGTAGCTGCGGGGGCGCCCTGGTTCATGACGCTGTTCGGCCGGGACTCCATATGGGCTTCCGGCATGGCGCTGCCAGTGGATCCGTCGCTGGCTTTGGGCACGCTGCAGACCTTGGCTGACCGCCAGGGCCGAACGGTTGACCCGATGAGCGAGGAAGAGCCAGGCAAGATCCTGCATGAAGTCCGGCTAGGAGTGTCCAGTGGACTGGCCCTGGGCGGCAAGTCTGCCTACTACGGGAGCATCGACGCGACACCGTTGTTCGTAGCCCTGCTTGGTGAGGTTAGTCGGTGGGGATTCGCCCCTGAATTGATTGAGGCCGTGTTGCCGCACGCAGACCGAGCTCTGGACTGGATCCGGGACTACGGCGATCGAGACGGCGATGGCTTCGTCGAATATCAACGGCTGAATGACCAGGGCCTGATCAACCAGGGCTGGAAGGATTCATGGGACGGGATCAATTTTGCGGATGGCTCACTGGCCGAGCCTCCAATCGCACTTTGTGAGGTCCAGGCTTATGTCCACGGTGCTTACGCGGCGCGTGCCTGGATGGCCTACGACGCGGGTGACTATGGCAAGGCCGCGGAGATGCGACAGCGGGCAGCGCGACTAAAGAGGCAGTTCAACGAGATGTTCTGGCTTCCCGACAAGGGCTACTACGCCGTGGCGCTCGATAGAGACAAGCGTCCTGTGGACGCCTGCGCGTCAAACATGGGCCAATGCCTGTGGTTCGGTGTCGTCGATGAGGACAAAGCACCTCTGGTAGTGAAGCGGTTAATGTCTCCCGAGATGTACAGCGGTTGGGGCATCCGCACCTTGGCCAGTGATATGGGCGCCTACAACCCGGTCAGCTACCACAACGGCTCAGTGTGGCCCCACGATAACGCCCTTATTGTCGCGGGGCTTCTTCGATATGGCTTTATCGAAGAAGCGAAAGAAATCTCAACAGCCTTGTTTGAAGCCGCCAGTTACTCCGGCGGCCGCCTACCGGAACTATTCTGCGGTTTCAGCCGGGAAGAATTCTCCGATCCCGTGCCGTATCCAACGGCCTGCTCCCCCCAAGCATGGGCAGCTACCACCCCTATCCAGCTCATAACGAGCCTGATGCGATACGACCCCGACGTTTCCGCAGGGGCCCTGTGGCTTGATCCGGTGCTTCCCGATACATATGGCGGTCTGCACATCCGACACGCTCCGATGGGGCAAGGCCGGATCTCCATCGACATCTCCAACTCAGACGTGTCGGTCAAGGGGCTGCCTGCCGGCATGTCTCTTCAGCGTGGGCGCCGGCCGTGGATAACCGATCTGGTTGATGCTGCCCCATTGGAAGCGAAAGGTCACGGGCAACCCGCCGAAGGGACGACATCGCAGGCGCCTAAGCGCGACGAAGAGTCAGGCTAA
- a CDS encoding PaaX family transcriptional regulator C-terminal domain-containing protein codes for MHAEDEIIAGRLPGATGQPAHHRFIITVFGLYGRSSGGVIPVALLVRLLQDLGCEPASVRSSISRLKKKGVLTSEKIDGQNGYTLSPELEEHFSTRDERIFVPSPAAANDPWLLASFSVPEAQRAQRNKIRAGLARMGFGNVAPGLCIAPNKLFTEASDFVSRNDLHDYVEFFISNPAGPGQLRDKVAQWWDLEALEHYYAEFIDAHSGELKEWRRRKDRTDLTYRDAFKAYIPMVTQWRRLPFLDPGLPLESLPDNWKGTEARQLFSDLHGVLGPLAARHANRVIHGQREAA; via the coding sequence GTGCATGCCGAAGACGAGATAATTGCCGGACGCCTTCCTGGCGCGACCGGACAGCCCGCCCACCACCGTTTCATCATCACGGTGTTCGGACTCTATGGCCGCAGCAGCGGGGGAGTCATACCTGTGGCCCTCCTGGTGCGCCTGTTGCAGGACCTGGGCTGCGAACCCGCCAGCGTCCGGTCTTCAATCTCGCGGTTAAAGAAGAAGGGCGTCCTGACCAGCGAAAAAATTGACGGCCAGAATGGCTACACGCTCTCGCCGGAACTGGAAGAACACTTCAGCACCCGGGACGAGCGAATCTTTGTGCCAAGTCCCGCCGCAGCCAACGATCCGTGGCTCCTTGCATCCTTTTCGGTCCCCGAGGCTCAGCGGGCGCAGCGGAACAAGATCCGTGCCGGGCTGGCCCGCATGGGCTTTGGCAACGTAGCCCCGGGACTCTGCATCGCGCCCAACAAGCTTTTCACCGAGGCCTCGGACTTCGTCTCACGCAACGATCTGCACGACTACGTGGAGTTCTTCATTTCCAATCCGGCAGGGCCCGGCCAACTTAGGGACAAGGTTGCCCAGTGGTGGGACCTTGAGGCACTCGAGCATTATTACGCGGAGTTCATTGATGCCCATTCGGGCGAACTCAAAGAGTGGAGGCGGCGTAAGGACCGCACTGATCTGACGTACCGGGATGCCTTCAAGGCTTATATTCCGATGGTGACACAGTGGCGTCGGCTGCCGTTCCTTGACCCGGGCCTGCCCTTGGAGTCCTTGCCCGACAATTGGAAGGGCACGGAGGCTCGGCAGTTATTCAGTGACCTTCATGGCGTACTTGGGCCGCTGGCGGCGCGTCACGCCAACCGCGTGATCCATGGACAAAGAGAAGCGGCCTGA
- a CDS encoding ABC transporter permease → MDQLQLVAEWFANPAHWAGDRGIPIRVLEHLNFSATALAIAFAIGFPLGVTLGFFNRGQALVVGLVNAVRALPTLGLLTIFVILSGIGLLPVLLSLIIIAVPPILVATFEGVRGVDRSITDAAQAMGMSRQRTAYLVQVPISAPLIIVGIRNSAIQVVSTATIAAFVGIGGLGRFVFDGLASRDFGQLAGGAVLVAILALAVELILTLIQRAVTPGNHNLLKTNPVSIETPNQKVLIP, encoded by the coding sequence ATGGATCAGCTTCAACTCGTGGCGGAATGGTTTGCCAACCCTGCACACTGGGCCGGTGACCGTGGCATTCCCATTCGAGTCCTTGAACATCTGAACTTTTCGGCCACCGCCTTGGCCATCGCATTCGCCATCGGCTTTCCACTTGGCGTGACCTTGGGCTTCTTCAACAGGGGACAAGCATTGGTGGTTGGCCTCGTCAACGCAGTTCGGGCCCTGCCCACCTTGGGTCTGCTCACGATCTTTGTGATTCTTAGCGGCATCGGGCTGCTACCGGTCCTGCTGTCACTGATCATCATCGCAGTCCCTCCCATTCTCGTTGCGACATTCGAAGGCGTGCGTGGTGTCGACAGGTCCATCACGGACGCCGCCCAAGCGATGGGTATGAGTCGGCAGCGCACCGCTTACCTCGTCCAGGTACCAATCAGTGCCCCCCTCATCATCGTCGGAATCCGGAACTCCGCGATCCAGGTCGTGTCGACGGCAACTATCGCCGCCTTCGTGGGAATCGGCGGCCTGGGCCGCTTCGTATTCGATGGCCTCGCCAGCCGCGATTTCGGCCAGCTGGCAGGTGGCGCAGTACTTGTTGCCATCCTCGCACTGGCTGTGGAGCTGATCTTGACTCTCATCCAACGAGCGGTGACCCCCGGTAACCACAATCTACTCAAGACCAATCCTGTAAGCATCGAGACCCCCAACCAGAAAGTCCTCATCCCATGA
- a CDS encoding ABC transporter substrate-binding protein, whose product MIRSPKKIASIAVASTLTLGLAACGSASSDPFSSGGDGKSIVVGSANFSENIILGEVYAQSLERAGYKVDRRLDIGSRDILYGQMGDCKIQVAPEYNGALLNYLDPKATTQDKDKVFKELETKVKETLKVLPISPAQDTNALVMQRSKMEQMKINEVSDLQSAAPQLTIGAPPEFEARNDGLAGLKANHGINFKAFKPLDYSGPITLSALRNSDIDVGLLFSTTPDLAKGDLVALKDPQGILGVNNVVPLICEKAVDAKAQEILNGISQKMTTDDLVKMNSAYTFDKKNADAIAASWIDGKL is encoded by the coding sequence ATGATTCGTTCGCCCAAGAAGATCGCTTCCATCGCGGTCGCTTCCACCCTCACTCTTGGCCTTGCGGCCTGCGGTTCCGCATCGTCCGACCCCTTCTCCTCAGGAGGAGATGGCAAGAGCATCGTCGTCGGCTCCGCCAATTTCAGTGAGAACATCATCCTCGGTGAGGTCTACGCCCAGTCACTGGAGCGTGCCGGCTACAAGGTAGACCGGCGATTGGACATCGGTTCACGGGACATTCTCTACGGCCAGATGGGCGACTGCAAGATCCAGGTAGCACCGGAATACAACGGGGCACTGTTGAACTACCTTGACCCTAAAGCCACAACCCAGGACAAGGACAAGGTCTTCAAGGAATTGGAGACTAAGGTCAAAGAAACCCTCAAAGTTCTGCCCATATCTCCGGCCCAAGACACCAACGCCCTTGTCATGCAGCGTTCCAAAATGGAGCAGATGAAGATCAACGAGGTCTCCGACCTTCAATCAGCCGCACCCCAACTGACCATTGGAGCGCCCCCGGAGTTCGAGGCACGCAACGACGGGCTGGCAGGGCTGAAGGCAAACCATGGCATCAACTTCAAGGCGTTCAAACCGCTGGACTACTCGGGGCCCATCACACTTTCTGCACTGCGCAACAGCGACATTGACGTCGGACTCTTGTTCAGTACAACGCCGGACCTGGCCAAGGGCGACCTCGTAGCCCTCAAGGACCCCCAAGGCATCCTTGGTGTCAACAACGTGGTGCCCCTCATCTGCGAAAAGGCCGTCGATGCCAAAGCACAGGAGATCCTCAACGGCATCAGCCAAAAGATGACCACCGACGACCTGGTCAAGATGAACTCCGCATACACCTTCGACAAGAAGAATGCCGACGCCATAGCTGCCAGTTGGATCGACGGGAAGCTCTAG
- a CDS encoding MFS transporter has product MQIFTYPAFAALSDKFGRRRVTVFGAVGCLAWIFAFFPMLDTKSSVFIILGVVIGLFFHSAMYGVQASWICELFDTEHRYSGASIGYQLSGIVGGSLAPTISLWLLSTFHSTLSIQIYVGLGCLVVALTALATRETRGTGIQPTASVKEVE; this is encoded by the coding sequence ATGCAGATCTTCACCTATCCAGCTTTCGCCGCACTCAGCGACAAATTTGGTCGTCGCCGGGTTACGGTGTTCGGCGCAGTTGGCTGCTTGGCCTGGATTTTCGCGTTCTTCCCCATGCTGGATACAAAGAGCAGCGTCTTCATCATCCTCGGTGTCGTTATTGGCCTCTTCTTCCATTCGGCAATGTACGGCGTGCAGGCCTCATGGATCTGCGAACTGTTCGATACCGAACACCGTTACAGTGGCGCATCCATCGGATACCAACTCTCGGGCATCGTGGGCGGCAGCCTCGCTCCGACGATCTCTCTCTGGCTGCTGAGCACCTTTCATTCAACTCTATCGATCCAGATCTACGTGGGTCTGGGTTGCCTCGTCGTTGCCCTCACCGCGCTGGCAACGAGGGAGACACGGGGTACCGGCATCCAGCCGACAGCCTCGGTCAAGGAGGTCGAATAA
- a CDS encoding carboxylesterase family protein — MTLNGTSTSSSGSFAAKLRRADLPGINAWYGIRFAELTGGKRFTPTRPAHGQVHAGRLADVPVFPQRASRLASAMGHGVTSNEQSDDAFFMNVWAPKNGDNLPVLFFVHGGAWMSGGGSMEWYDGTDLARQGIVVVTVNYRIGPVAHLADPATAALPLPAEDLLCSLRWVKEHIRALGGDPERVTLVGQSAGAWYGHLLSTVEEGAGLFHRVAHLSMGTRSPWERTRFDEIRARVEAALEGRDMQVVPASALLSAGIAGLGGQNRPLGHASSAFLPAVTARLPEQLLDPAWCASNCHVDSVYFRNTADESATFFFNSPPEVNATAAQVDAVLESLAEADIPPRFDASAVSPYRALVALSSWRQFQRLPSELHQSYAAAGLDVHAASFDLESPLEGLHSGHCLDLPFQFGNRPAWADAPMLEGITDEEFASVSNELIAGLVEFVVR; from the coding sequence ATGACACTGAACGGCACGTCCACATCATCATCCGGGTCTTTCGCGGCGAAGCTTCGCAGAGCAGATCTTCCCGGGATCAACGCCTGGTACGGTATCCGGTTCGCCGAACTGACAGGCGGCAAACGATTCACACCTACACGCCCTGCCCACGGCCAGGTTCACGCTGGTCGGCTGGCCGACGTGCCGGTCTTTCCCCAGCGTGCGAGCCGGTTGGCCAGTGCGATGGGACATGGCGTCACATCGAACGAACAGTCCGACGACGCGTTCTTCATGAACGTCTGGGCCCCCAAGAACGGCGACAACCTACCCGTGCTGTTTTTTGTCCACGGCGGGGCATGGATGAGCGGAGGCGGGTCCATGGAATGGTATGACGGCACTGACTTGGCACGTCAAGGCATCGTTGTCGTAACGGTGAACTACAGGATCGGCCCGGTTGCTCACTTGGCCGATCCTGCCACTGCGGCTCTTCCTCTCCCGGCGGAAGACCTGCTGTGTTCCCTGCGATGGGTCAAGGAGCACATCAGGGCGCTCGGCGGGGACCCCGAACGGGTGACACTAGTCGGGCAGTCTGCCGGGGCCTGGTACGGCCACCTGCTCAGCACGGTGGAGGAGGGCGCAGGCCTCTTCCACCGTGTGGCGCACCTGAGCATGGGGACCCGATCACCTTGGGAGCGCACACGCTTTGATGAGATCCGTGCGCGTGTCGAGGCAGCACTGGAGGGCAGGGACATGCAGGTGGTTCCCGCAAGCGCTCTTCTTTCAGCCGGCATTGCCGGCCTTGGAGGACAAAACCGGCCCCTGGGGCATGCCTCGTCGGCCTTCCTGCCTGCCGTGACTGCTCGTCTGCCAGAACAACTGCTCGACCCTGCCTGGTGTGCCTCGAACTGCCACGTCGACAGCGTTTACTTCCGAAACACGGCCGACGAGTCCGCCACCTTCTTCTTCAATTCACCGCCGGAGGTGAACGCAACAGCCGCCCAAGTCGACGCTGTGCTCGAATCACTCGCAGAAGCCGACATACCGCCTAGGTTCGATGCATCGGCGGTATCCCCCTACCGAGCACTCGTTGCACTGTCTTCGTGGCGCCAGTTCCAGCGGCTTCCGAGCGAGTTGCATCAGAGTTACGCCGCGGCTGGCCTTGACGTCCATGCAGCGTCCTTTGATCTGGAGAGTCCATTGGAGGGCCTGCACAGCGGGCACTGTCTCGATTTGCCGTTTCAGTTTGGCAACAGGCCGGCATGGGCTGATGCGCCCATGCTTGAAGGGATAACCGACGAGGAATTTGCTTCTGTGTCCAACGAGCTCATTGCCGGCCTGGTGGAGTTCGTCGTGAGATAG
- a CDS encoding ABC transporter permease subunit, whose product MTDLEWVLSNAGRISVMVGEHLLLSFVSVFIGLVISIPLGIACARWRRLYAFVLVVTSAAFAIPSVAMFILLMPFSGISRTTAIIPLSIYAVAFLIRNVVAGIDATAPELRHAADAIGYGSLHRIFSVDLVTAAPFIWGAVRVAMVSVISMVSVVSILGMPSIGDLFVDGMRRFYATPVIAGIILTIVLAAVIDLLLVLAQRITTPWARRA is encoded by the coding sequence ATGACTGATCTTGAATGGGTGCTCTCGAACGCCGGACGTATATCGGTAATGGTTGGCGAACACCTGCTGCTGAGTTTCGTTTCAGTCTTTATCGGACTCGTGATATCAATCCCCCTCGGCATAGCTTGTGCCAGGTGGAGGCGCTTGTATGCCTTCGTTCTGGTGGTCACCAGCGCTGCCTTCGCGATTCCGTCTGTGGCGATGTTCATTCTGCTGATGCCCTTCTCTGGAATCTCGCGTACGACGGCGATCATCCCCCTAAGCATTTACGCTGTCGCTTTCCTGATCAGAAACGTCGTGGCTGGTATCGATGCGACAGCGCCGGAACTCAGGCATGCGGCCGACGCCATCGGTTATGGCTCGCTTCACCGGATCTTTTCGGTGGACCTCGTTACTGCGGCGCCTTTCATTTGGGGGGCCGTTCGCGTTGCCATGGTTTCGGTCATTTCGATGGTTTCCGTCGTCTCGATTTTGGGTATGCCTTCCATAGGCGACCTCTTCGTCGACGGGATGCGCAGGTTCTACGCCACACCTGTCATTGCGGGCATCATCCTGACCATTGTCTTGGCAGCTGTCATTGACCTGCTCCTGGTTCTCGCCCAGAGAATCACTACTCCGTGGGCCAGGAGGGCGTAA
- a CDS encoding ATP-binding cassette domain-containing protein has product MLTSLKAPAQEAGGNVSSGGVEFHAVSKTFPDGTQALDAISLHCPAGETTVFVGPSGCGKTTALRMINKMVLPSRGHVTVNGVDVASMATMELRRQIGYVIQNAGLFPHKRVIDNVALIPRLLGEAKSTARDRAAELLKLVGLPVELGRKYPHQLSGGQQQRVGVARALAADPPILLMDEPFSAVDPIVRRDLQNHLKGLQGELRKTIIMVTHDLDEAVFLADQVVVFRPGAVAQVDSPGSILTAPADDYVEGFTKGNAGIKWLSLLPTEGLLLEPVSSDAGAETRAASGWVLQNDDDGRPESWIQAGTPGATGGQGPIPVRSPFVYGVDTLNSALNSAVLSPAGKAVAVDSHGRTRGLVDAREIHAAVRIAKGNDND; this is encoded by the coding sequence GTGCTGACTTCCCTCAAAGCACCGGCACAAGAGGCCGGGGGCAATGTGAGTTCCGGTGGCGTGGAGTTCCACGCCGTGAGCAAGACCTTCCCCGATGGCACCCAGGCCTTGGACGCAATTTCCCTGCATTGTCCGGCCGGCGAGACAACCGTCTTCGTTGGCCCGTCGGGATGCGGCAAGACGACGGCGCTGCGCATGATCAACAAGATGGTCCTGCCCTCGCGTGGGCATGTCACGGTCAACGGCGTGGATGTCGCTTCCATGGCGACCATGGAGCTTCGCCGCCAGATCGGCTATGTCATTCAAAACGCGGGGCTTTTCCCGCACAAACGCGTCATTGACAACGTCGCATTGATTCCGCGACTGCTAGGTGAGGCGAAATCAACTGCCAGGGACCGGGCCGCGGAGCTGTTGAAGCTCGTGGGTCTTCCGGTCGAACTGGGCAGGAAATACCCCCACCAGTTGTCCGGTGGGCAGCAGCAGCGCGTGGGAGTGGCCCGTGCCTTGGCCGCGGACCCGCCGATCCTCTTGATGGATGAACCATTTTCGGCGGTGGACCCGATCGTTCGTCGCGACCTGCAGAATCACCTTAAAGGACTTCAGGGCGAGCTCCGGAAGACCATCATCATGGTCACCCACGATCTCGACGAGGCGGTCTTCCTGGCCGACCAGGTTGTCGTCTTTCGTCCCGGGGCCGTCGCGCAGGTTGACAGCCCGGGGAGCATCTTGACGGCGCCGGCCGACGACTATGTAGAAGGGTTCACGAAAGGCAACGCAGGCATCAAGTGGCTCTCGCTCCTACCCACCGAGGGACTACTGCTGGAGCCTGTTTCATCCGACGCCGGAGCTGAGACGCGTGCGGCTTCTGGCTGGGTACTACAAAACGACGACGACGGACGCCCCGAGTCGTGGATACAGGCCGGCACGCCGGGGGCGACGGGCGGACAGGGCCCGATTCCTGTGAGGAGCCCCTTCGTGTACGGCGTGGACACGTTGAACTCCGCACTGAATTCGGCAGTTCTTTCTCCCGCTGGCAAGGCGGTTGCCGTTGACTCCCACGGACGTACTCGTGGACTGGTTGACGCCCGAGAGATTCATGCAGCAGTGCGGATCGCCAAGGGGAACGACAATGACTGA
- a CDS encoding aromatic amino acid lyase: MHHIVDGVQDLTLEVYEDVTRNSGTIEITNDLRQRIDSRRAEFLNYVEHNREARLYGITTMHHVGAKNVMDDGALAEYATRMPASGSSFGPGLPERVVRGIIVARLADFLNGTGCLRSATVDRITGMLAEPEMPYVPARGCGEPGDIVPLGYLFRGRFNGTLQLGEGMAMINGSPVAAAALADAALGAARRVATIESVFALAAFAAAAPLAHFDQAFEELWRDEHQGRSVRAIREQLEESEGLQQLVYQAPVSFRSTPRVLGALRRSHAEAERAALIGLRASSNNPAFLGPEQRPPHGAILSNGGYHNSLASPTLDNLARSWADTTQLFSALTSQVTEMPGGLLYLEPEAEVAALYHVATGWSEEARASATPTLMSLGNSGQTDTGTLDLLAWRKAEEVKFALEAVTTVLAVVAAHTAKRKNLEPAGRLGEFHTNILSRFPVGTKPVDFHESLASVREFLTGTPALVEQ, from the coding sequence ATGCACCACATCGTTGACGGCGTCCAGGACCTCACGCTCGAGGTCTATGAGGATGTCACAAGAAACTCTGGCACCATCGAGATCACCAACGACCTGCGCCAGAGAATCGATTCACGGCGTGCCGAGTTCTTGAACTATGTCGAGCACAACCGGGAAGCCCGCCTTTATGGAATCACGACAATGCACCACGTGGGCGCCAAGAACGTGATGGACGACGGCGCATTGGCGGAGTACGCAACCCGCATGCCGGCATCCGGTTCCAGCTTTGGTCCGGGCCTGCCTGAACGAGTTGTGCGCGGCATCATTGTGGCCCGGTTAGCCGACTTTCTCAACGGCACGGGGTGCTTGCGTTCGGCCACCGTGGATCGGATCACCGGCATGCTCGCTGAGCCGGAGATGCCTTACGTTCCGGCAAGGGGTTGCGGCGAACCTGGCGACATCGTCCCACTGGGTTACCTGTTCAGGGGACGCTTCAACGGCACCCTCCAGCTAGGTGAAGGCATGGCAATGATCAACGGTTCCCCTGTGGCAGCAGCAGCTCTGGCGGATGCTGCCCTTGGGGCCGCCCGCCGCGTCGCCACCATAGAGAGTGTCTTCGCCTTGGCTGCATTCGCGGCTGCTGCGCCTCTGGCACACTTCGATCAGGCCTTTGAAGAACTGTGGCGTGACGAACACCAGGGAAGGTCCGTGCGCGCCATCAGAGAACAGCTCGAGGAAAGCGAAGGCCTGCAGCAACTCGTCTATCAGGCTCCGGTCTCGTTCCGGAGCACCCCTCGAGTTCTGGGTGCACTCAGGCGCAGCCACGCTGAAGCCGAACGGGCTGCGCTGATCGGACTGCGCGCATCGTCCAACAATCCCGCGTTTCTGGGACCCGAACAGCGCCCACCCCATGGTGCCATCCTCTCCAACGGCGGTTACCACAATTCATTGGCTTCCCCGACTTTGGACAATCTTGCGCGGTCCTGGGCAGACACCACGCAGCTGTTTTCTGCGCTGACGAGCCAAGTGACAGAGATGCCGGGCGGCCTGCTGTACCTCGAGCCGGAGGCTGAAGTGGCAGCCCTTTACCATGTAGCCACCGGGTGGTCCGAAGAAGCACGGGCCAGCGCGACCCCGACGCTCATGTCGTTGGGAAACAGCGGTCAAACCGATACGGGAACCCTGGATTTGCTGGCGTGGCGTAAAGCAGAGGAGGTCAAATTTGCCCTTGAAGCCGTCACTACTGTGCTCGCCGTGGTCGCCGCGCACACGGCGAAACGCAAGAACCTGGAACCAGCTGGCCGGCTGGGAGAATTCCACACAAACATTCTCAGCCGGTTTCCCGTCGGCACTAAACCAGTTGACTTCCACGAATCGCTGGCGTCGGTCCGGGAATTCCTCACCGGCACACCAGCGCTTGTCGAGCAATAG
- a CDS encoding cupin domain-containing protein, producing MTDTATTTSRVSVVRETERESLWFLGDLIQPIITTEMTNGLFQMSLTHSKAGSEPPLHEHNGEDEIFYLLEGQISFWAADVAVTLNAGDCILLPKDVPHIFKVSPEAEAKWLVMSAPSGLEQFFRAVAIPAEYTGPQAGWAMDEETEQRLEAAAKAFNIKIIAPPGTRPNATA from the coding sequence ATGACCGATACCGCCACCACGACGAGCCGAGTGTCCGTAGTTCGCGAGACTGAGCGTGAGAGTTTGTGGTTCCTGGGTGACCTGATTCAGCCCATCATCACGACGGAAATGACGAATGGCCTCTTTCAGATGTCCCTGACCCATTCCAAAGCCGGCTCCGAACCGCCGTTGCACGAGCACAACGGAGAGGATGAGATCTTCTACTTGCTGGAGGGGCAGATATCGTTCTGGGCAGCCGACGTCGCAGTGACATTGAACGCCGGGGACTGCATTCTGCTGCCCAAGGACGTACCGCATATTTTCAAGGTCTCCCCCGAGGCCGAAGCCAAGTGGCTAGTCATGAGCGCACCAAGCGGTTTGGAGCAGTTTTTCCGGGCCGTGGCCATCCCTGCGGAATATACGGGACCTCAAGCCGGCTGGGCCATGGACGAGGAGACCGAGCAACGGCTTGAGGCGGCTGCAAAAGCGTTCAACATCAAGATCATTGCTCCTCCGGGGACCCGCCCCAACGCCACGGCTTAG